The Podospora bellae-mahoneyi strain CBS 112042 chromosome 7, whole genome shotgun sequence genome includes a window with the following:
- a CDS encoding hypothetical protein (EggNog:ENOG503NWKY; COG:O), which translates to MFSRSSRSHAKKTQGFATEHQRRNHDNFERAGLSDLGSDSATVRSGGGGAWRTDFGPSNHNYYTGSSSAARSYGAPLYPEKSFSIASGTLHAPSHRSTASVSSNKSRESNSRSISTTQGAMNSDRTRSRRERTFVGSECAVCEEPLEHTLRGERILQFSCTHVAHEACFYEFIREFDSQYCPTCNAPLHLDTSRGGNVLDIEKISNMVRAVSVNDTRSQGTPTPTTQHWDDTGRPQSRGSSARPGGGGSNGHRDAPRGSQRDSRESREAPPSDHRYNGPRHARSDSEATGVASSGGYPETTQSGPPRRHDYDVQAMETSLASPRTVTRNPIPAPTVTVRSEFPTITRSRQQQTLTCLVTVEVPDIKWRPDPEDLQAAPPPLAPPRAEEQFHRAPSPAQSAPRFYPYESAEVLAEMTESLRNRVDNWHGLDFSRFGKLRLYGTLRVGKDKVSWQELECFLFAEMLICVKEKKSAQQPSQWEDQDAPRKSTRCTLKGSILIKKHLNEVSYSGSMDENILTLSLSVAELPQFHLRFENRNQLKLWQQALLDLNAVETSPVRSPEYDRGEFSETDEDDWQRTPGSGRPQRVSSLASSWGGAKSATTAPTEYTNFARSPLLPSIHVPVDVVVVVPISASMQGVKINLVRDALRFMVHTLGDRDRMGLVTFGSSGGGVPIVGMTTKAWPGWGNVLNSIKPVGQKSHRADVVEGANVAMDLLMGRKYNNPIATIMLISDASTSDADSVDFVVSRAEAAKITIHSFGLGMTHKPDTMIELSTRTKASYTYVKDWMMLRECLAGCLGALQTLSHQNVKLKLKLPEGSPAKFHKISGALQITKRATGRDAEASIGDLRFGDKRDILVQLVIIPDNASQEQLPQDPWDNIVSGLEALGGPMDQDEQRTVSVEEVPLIQAELIWGDILRDGTSQHTRPSLLAITMLPASNSKKSWNNSQPIPPHPHIVQRRMELLTSDMLTRALTLVSRGQHDRAHTLLNETRSILKGLGKGGLPPVPPLPPSGGNKSQPSTPHPDNANPSPTAGTPDRKNTPSPTSGNHSSAGSFPPVPGQISRSRSTDGLGVMGTAAGIDTNTVAALDAELESSLEWINHPAVFGRDSRKAVLQAIGVISSQRAFTFRTPIESLWAGRVSGVKKLTEKSREWREEGGGEGGIMEEA; encoded by the exons ATGTTCAGCAGATCATCTAGATCGCACGCCAAGAAGACTCAGGGTTTTGCGACGGAGCATCAGCGAAGGAATCACGACAATTTCGAACGGGCAGGGCTCTCAGACCTAGGCTCCGACTCGGCGACGGTGCggtctggtggtggcggcgctTGGAGAACAGACTTTGGCCCGTCGAACCACAACTACTACACCGGCAGCAGTAGCGCTGCGAGGTCTTACGGGGCGCCGTTGTACCCGGAGAAGA GTTTCTCCATCGCATCAGGGACGCTTCACGCGCCATCGCACCGCTCGACGGCCTCGGTCAGCTCCAACAAGTCGCGCGAGAGCAACTCGAGATCCATCTCGACGACACAGGGCGCCATGAATTCAGACAGGACCCGGTCCCGCAGGGAGCGCACCTTTGTGGGGAGCGAGTGCGCCGTGTGCGAGGAGCCGTTGGAACACACGCTCCGGGGCGAGAGGATATTGCAGTTCTCGTGCACCCACGTGGCCCACGAGGCGTGCTTCTACGAGTTCATCCGCGAGTTTGATTCCCAGTACTGCCCGACATGTAATGCGCCCCTGCACCTGGACACCAGCCGCGGCGGAAACGTGCTGGATATAG AAAAAATCAGCAATATGGTGCGCGCAGTGTCAGTAAATGACACCAGATCACAGGGAACTCCGACCCCGACGACGCAGCATTGGGATGATACGGGAAGGCCGCAGAGCCGGGGGTCGAGCGCGCgacctggtggtggtggatcgAATGGGCACCGGGATGCTCCTCGAGGAAGCCAGCGGGACAGCCGCGAGAGTCGGGAAGCGCCACCTTCGGATCACCGCTACAACGGGCCGAGACACGCGCGGAGTGATAGCGAGGCGACGGGTGTTGCCTCTTCGGGAGGATACCCAGAAACGACGCAGAGCGGACCACCGCGGCGACACGATTATGATGTTCAGGCTATGGAGACCTCGCTCGCCAGCCCCCGGACGGTCACTCGGAATCCCATCCCCGCGCCCACGGTTACGGTGCGGTCAGAGTTTCCCACCATCACGAGGTCACGACAGCAGCAGACGCTCACCTGTCTGGTAacggtggaggtgccggatATCAAGTGGCGGCCCGACCCAGAAGACCTGCAGGCCGCCCCTCCGCCGTTGGCGCCACCGAGAGCCGAGGAGCAGTTCCACAGGGCGCCTTCACCAGCGCAAAGTGCGCCGCGGTTCTATCCGTACGAGTCGGCAGAGGTGCTGGCCGAGATGACGGAGAGCCTGCGCAACCGGGTAGACAACTGGCATGGTTTGGACTTCAGCCG ATTTGGAAAGCTTCGATTGTACGGCACACTCCGTGTGGGCAAGGACAAAGTGTCATGGCAGGAGCTCGAGTGTTTCCTGTTTGCAGAGATGCTCATCTGcgtgaaggagaagaaatcTGCGCAACAACCATCACAGTGGGAGGACCAGGATGCGCCACGGAAAAGCACACGCTGCACGCTCAAGGGATCGATTCTCATCAAGAAGCATCTCAACGAGGTGTCGTACAGTGGCAGCATGGACGAGAACATTCTCACCCTCAGCTTATCAGTAGCCGAGCTGCCCCAATTCCATCTTCGGTTTGAGAACCGAAACCAGCTCAAGCTGTGGCAGCAGGCCCTGTTGGACCTCAACGCTGTTGAGACGTCGCCCGTACGCAGTCCCGAATACGACCGTGGCGAGTTTTCAGAAACAGATGAGGATGACTGGCAAAGAACACCTGGCTCTGGCCGACCACAACGAGTGTCGTCCCTGGCTTCCTCATGGGGCGGCGCCAAGTCGGCCACAACTGCGCCTACCGAGTACACCAACTTTGCGAGGAGCCCTCTTCTGCCCTCGATTCATGTGCCTGtggatgttgtggtggtggtgcccaTTTCGGCTTCGATGCAGGGTGTCAAGATCAACCTGGTTCGCGATGCTCTTCGGTTTATGGTACACACGCTCGGCGACCGTGACCGCATGGGCTTGGTGACCTTTGGATCATCTGGCGGCGGCGTACCTATCGTCGGCATGACGACCAAGGCGTGGCCTGGCTGGGGTAATGTTCTGAACTCGATCAAGCCCGTTGGACAAAAGAGCCACCGTGCTGATGTTGTCGAGGGCGCCAATGTGGCCATGGATCTGCTCATGGGCCGCAAgtacaacaaccccatcgcGACCATCATGCTGATCAGCGATGCCTCCACCTCGGACGCCGACAGCGTCGACTTTGTGGTATCGCGCGCCGAAGCAGCCAAGATCACCATCCACTCGTTTGGTCTCGGTATGACCCACAAGCCGGACACCATGATCGAGCTGTCCACCCGGACAAAGGCCTCGTACACCTATGTAAAAGACTGGATGATGCTCCGAGAGTGTCTCGCCGGCTGCCTCGGCGCCTTGCAAACTCTTTCTCATCAAAAcgtcaagctcaagctcaagcttcCCGAAGGCTCCCCGGCCAAGTTCCACAAGATCAGCGGCGCCCTCCAAATCACCAAGCGCGCCACGGGCCGCGATGCTGAGGCGTCTATCGGAGACCTCCGCTTCGGCGACAAACGCGATATCCTCGTCCAGCTAGTCATCATCCCAGACAACGCCTCCCAAGAGCAGCTTCCGCAAGACCCATGGGATAACATCGTCTCCGGTCTGGAAGCCCTCGGCGGCCCGATGGATCAGGACGAGCAACGAACCGTCTCGGTAGAAGAAGTCCCCCTCATCCAAGCCGAGCTCATCTGGGGTGACATCCTCCGTGACGGCACATCCCAACACACTCGCCCTTCGCTCCTGGCAATTACCATGCTACCCGCCTCGAACTCGAAGAAGTCGTGGAATAACTCCCAgcccatccctccccacccacacaTCGTCCAGCGGAGGATGGAGCTCTTGACGTCAGACATGCTAACACGGGCACTAACCCTCGTCTCCCGCGGCCAGCACGACCGAGCCCACACTTTGCTCAACGAAACCCGCTCCATCCTCAAAGGCCTCGGGAAAGGCGGGTTGCCACCCGTCCCACCGCTCCCCCCATCGGGAGGCAACAAatctcaaccctccaccccccacccgGACAACGCCAACCCGTCCCCCACGGCCGGTACCCCAGACAGGAAGAacacaccctctcccacgtcGGGGAACCACTCCTCTGCCGGCAGCTTCCCACCGGTGCCAGGGCAGATCTCCCGTTCCAGATCGACAGACGGactgggggtgatgggaacAGCAGCGGGGATAGACACCAACACGGTTGCGGCGCTGGATGCCGAGCTGGAGAGCAGTCTCGAGTGGATCAACCACCCGGCCGTGTTTGGGCGGGACAGCAGGAAGGCGGTGCTGCAGGCGATCGGGGTGATCAGCAGCCAGAGGGCGTTTACGTTCCGGACGCCGATTGAGAGCCTatgggcggggagggtgtcgGGTGTGAAGAAGCTGACGGAAAAGTCaagggagtggagggaggaggggggaggggagggggggatcaTGGAGGAAGCttag
- a CDS encoding hypothetical protein (COG:U; EggNog:ENOG503NUD0), with product MADSQPLLGNRAHDYGSTTAGEDGIIERIPTPLGAEEEEEGGEDIQDGVLRIEAVSRLWTKRGLMIAYLGIFFMAFTTSLEGQVTYSLSAFAVSSFNKHSLLSTVYVVQGVVNAVIKPPMAKIADVFGRLEAFSICIVLCVLGYILMAASRNVETYASAQIFYAAGFTGLQILQQVFIADTSDFLNRALFSSLPDSPFLVTVWIGPAIAALFLAKSTWRWGYAVWTIILPLAFLPLGLSLLINGRKAEKLGLVPKRRAMSTSSSADNKKPSLSTSARNLFQELDGIGILLFSLGLSLILIPLTLVSRSKTGWHDPHIILMILSGILLLVLFPLWESRAPHPLLPLELLKSRTFVAGCLLGFFYFAVFYIAVQPYFYSYLLVALNLPVTSAGPITQTFSFASTIAAIAASLVIKRLGGEPRPKPWIVFGATIYTLAILLLLHTRKRGVSEPVLYTAQMFLGAGAGLMHVATQLVVQAAASSSSNLKGRNRHQHVGVATAAFLTLVQVGSAVGSAVSGAIWGRLIPGKLREYLPEDAKGEAGKIYGSVREAVSYPWGSPEREAIARSYQETVEVLLWVALGGKGVVGVVAVGWEEEGLKGKKIWFGCF from the exons ATGGCAGACAGCCAACCGCTGCTGGGTAACAGGGCTCATGACTACGGCTCAACCACGGCTGGTGAAGATGGGATTATTGAGAGGATACCGACACCGTTAggtgcagaggaggaggaggaggggggggaggatataCAAGATGGTGTACTGCGCATCGAGGCGGTTTCTCGGTTATGgacgaaaagggggttgatgattgCTTACTTGGG CATATTCTTCATGGCCTTTACCACGTCGCTTGAAGGTCAAGTGACGTACTCCCTTTCCGCATTCGCCGTCAGTTCGTTCAACAAGCACTCGTTGCTGTCGACGGTTTATGTGGTCCAAGGGGTGGTTAATG CTGTCATCAAACCCCCTATGGCCAAGATAGCCGACGTCTTTGGCCGACTAGAGGCCTTCTCCATATGCATCGTCCTGTGTGTTCTGGGATACATCCTCATGGCCGCCTCGCGAAACGTCGAAACGTATGCCTCGGCGCAGATATTTTACGCGGCCGGCTTCACCGGATTGCAGATCCTGCAGCAGGTCTTCATCGCCGACACGAGCGATTTCCTTAACCGCGCCCTGTTTTCGAGTCTGCCGGACAGCCCGTTTCTGGTAACCGTCTGGATAGGACCAGCCATCGCCGCGCTGTTCCTCGCAAAGAGCACATGGCGCTGGGGATACGCCGTCTGGACCATCATTCTCCCGCTGGCCTTTTTGCCCCTCGGGCTGAGCCTGCTCATCAACGGCCGCAAGGCAGAGAAGCTGGGCTTGGTACCAAAGCGACGCGCCAtgagcacctcctcctcggccgacaACAAAAAGCCCTCACTTTCAACATCAGCCAGAAACCTCTTCCAAGAACTCGACGGcatcggcatcctcctcttctccctcggcctctccctcatcctcatccccctaACCCTCGTCTCCCGCTCCAAAACCGGCTGGCACGACCCCCACATCATCCTCATGATCCTCAGCGGCATCCTTCTCCTagtcctcttccccctctgGGAATCCCGcgctcctcaccccctcttGCCACTAGAACTCCTCAAGTCCCGCACCTTCGTCGCCGGGTGTCTACTTGgctttttttattttgcCGTCTTTTACATCGCCGTCCAACCTTACTTTTACTCTTACCTCCTCGtggccctcaacctccccgtcaCCAGCGCAGGGCCCATAACCCAAACCTTTTCCTTCgcctccaccatcgccgccatcgccgcgAGTCTAGTCATCAAGCGCCTAGGCGGTGAACCCCGCCCAAAACCCTGGATCGTCTTCGGCGCAACAATCtacaccctcgccatcctgctgctgctccacACCCGCAAGCGCGGCGTTTCCGAACCGGTCCTCTACACAGCGCAGATGTTCCTCGGCGCCGGAGCGGGGTTGATGCACGTGGCTACTCAGCTCGTCGTCCAGGCGGCTGCGTCTTCGAGCTCCAACCTCAAGGGGAGGAACCGGCATCAGCACGTCGGGGTGGCGACCGCGGCGTTTTTGACGCTGGTGCAAGTCGGGAGCGCGGTGGGGAGCGCGGTGAGCGGGGcgatttgggggaggttgatacCGGGGAAGCTGAGGGAGTATCTCCCTGAGGATGcgaagggggaggcgggcAAGATTTATGGGAGCgtgagggaggcggtgtCGTATCCGTGGGGGAGTCCGGAACGGGAGGCGATTGCGAGGAGCTATCAGGAGACTGTGGAGGTGCTGCTTTGGGTGGCGCTGGGG gggaagggggtggtgggggttgttgctgtggggtgggaagaggagggattaaaagggaagaagatatggtttggttgtttttga